One part of the Eubalaena glacialis isolate mEubGla1 chromosome 19, mEubGla1.1.hap2.+ XY, whole genome shotgun sequence genome encodes these proteins:
- the NME1 gene encoding nucleoside diphosphate kinase A translates to MANSERTFIAIKPDGVQRGLVGEIIKRFEQKGFRLVAMKFMQASEDLLKEHYIDLKDRPFFAGLVKYMHSGPVVAMVWEGLNVVKTGRVMLGETNPADSKPGTIRGDFCIQVGRNIIHGSDSVESAEKEIGLWFHPEELVNYKSCAQNWIYE, encoded by the exons ATGGCCAATAGCGAGCGCACCTTCATTGCCATCAAGCCTGATGGAGTCCAGCGGGGCCTTGTGGGAGAGATCATCAAGCGTTTTGAGCAGAAGGGATTCCGCCTTGTTGCCATGAAATTCATGCAG GCTTCTGAAGACCTTCTCAAGGAGCACTATATTGACCTGAAGGACCGTCCATTCTTTGCTGGCCTGGTGAAATACATGCACTCAGGGCCAGTGGTTGCCATG GTCTGGGAGGGGCTGAATGTTGTGAAGACAGGTCGAGTGATGCTTGGGGAGACCAACCCTGCGGACTCCAAGCCTGGGACCATCCGTGGGGACTTCTGCATCCAAGTTGGCAG GAACATTATCCATGGCAGTGATTCTGTGGAGAGTGCAGAGAAGGAGATTGGCTTGTGGTTTCACCCTGAGGAACTGGTGAATTACAAGAGCTGTGCTCAGAACTGGATCTATGAGTGA
- the NME2 gene encoding nucleoside diphosphate kinase B, protein MAHAERTFIAIKPDGVQRGLMGEIIKRFEQKGFRLVAMKFLQASEELLKQHYLDLKDRPFFPGLVKYMNSGPVVAMVWEGLNVVKTGRVMLGETNPADSKPGTIRGDFCIQVGRNIIHGSDSVKSAEKEISLWFKPEELVEYKSCAFDWIYE, encoded by the exons ATGGCCCACGCGGAGCGCACCTTCATCGCCATCAAGCCCGACGGCGTGCAGCGCGGCCTGATGGGCGAGATCATCAAGCGCTTCGAGCAGAAGGGATTCCGCCTTGTGGCCATGAAGTTCCTTCAG GCCTCTGAGGAGCTCCTGAAGCAGCACTACCTTGACCTGAAAGACCGCCCATTCTTCCCAGGGCTGGTGAAGTACATGAACTCAGGGCCGGTTGTGGCCATG GTCTGGGAGGGCCTGAATGTAGTGAAGACAGGGAGAGTGATGCTTGGGGAGACCAACCCAGCGGATTCTAAGCCAGGCACCATTCGTGGCGACTTCTGCATTCAAGTTGGCAG GAACATCATTCATGGCAGTGATTCAGTAAAAAGTGCTGAGAAAGAAATCAGCCTGTGGTTTAAGCCTGAAGAACTGGTTGAGTACAAGTCTTGTGCTTTTGACTGGATATATGAATAA